One genomic segment of Drosophila melanogaster chromosome 3L includes these proteins:
- the Acbp6 gene encoding Acyl-CoA binding protein 6, isoform A, with the protein MPTFEEIVEKAKNFKNLPSKEEFLEFYGYYKQATVGDCNIEEPEDEEKKARYNAWKSKAGLTADDAKAYYIEVYKKYAPQYE; encoded by the exons ATGCCCACC TTTGAGGAGATCGTCGAGAAGGCCAAGAACTTCAAGAACCTGCCTAGCAAGGAGGAGTTCCTCGAGTTCTACGGCTACTACAAGCAGGCCACCGTCGGCGACTGCAACATCGAGGAGCCGGAAGATGAGGAGAAGAAGGCCCGCTACAACGCCTGGAAGAGCAAGGCCGGTCTGACCGCCGATGATGCCAAGGCCTACTACATCGAGGTCTACAAGAAGTACGCTCCCCAGTACGAATAA